In a single window of the Streptacidiphilus sp. P02-A3a genome:
- a CDS encoding SCO6880 family protein → MTTQPVGGYRRTYLIGKAKPNAVVGKNRESGEVFLLIFGAFLGMLWGIAVQGFLVLRLLGLVAFPLLAFAIVYLPYRKRTFYKWAEINRSYRRTVRSGSGSWRSDVHEAGTRLDGQEVEIGPPPGIGRIRWLAAPFGPDEVAVLMHLNRRTVTAAIEIEGPGVGLRDSEDQESLVERFGTLLKHVANGDGFVTRLQILARTLPADPDAHAKDVARRGDPDSPPWLQDSYDQLQAMVSTSSEQHRAYLVACMPYTRDLAAEAQVMGRNQGRGRGDEGLAAVMARELNDICARLAEADIRVRQPLGQARLSSLLHSMYDPDHQIDHLQAMSKRNAWPAELDATHPNYLQAKTRESATREPWCHATAWIKEWPLTPVGVNFLAPLLVHTPDVIRTVGVTMDLEPTDVAIERMLTEKTNDDAEASRQAKLNRTVDPRDSAHSGRVDQRGEDLASGAAGVNLVGYITVSSRTPEALARDKRTIRASAGKSYLKLEWCDREHHRAFVNTLPFATGIRR, encoded by the coding sequence TTGACCACCCAACCCGTCGGGGGCTACCGACGTACGTACCTGATCGGCAAGGCCAAGCCGAACGCCGTCGTCGGCAAGAACCGGGAGAGCGGCGAGGTCTTCCTGCTGATCTTCGGGGCCTTCCTCGGCATGCTCTGGGGCATCGCCGTCCAGGGCTTCCTGGTGCTGCGACTGCTCGGACTGGTGGCCTTCCCGCTGCTGGCCTTCGCGATCGTCTACCTGCCCTACCGCAAGCGGACCTTCTACAAGTGGGCGGAGATCAACCGCAGCTACCGCCGCACGGTCCGCTCCGGCAGCGGCAGCTGGCGCTCCGACGTCCACGAGGCGGGTACCCGCCTCGACGGGCAGGAGGTCGAGATCGGCCCGCCGCCCGGCATCGGCCGGATCCGCTGGCTCGCCGCGCCCTTCGGCCCGGACGAGGTCGCCGTGCTGATGCACCTCAACCGGCGCACCGTCACCGCCGCCATCGAGATCGAGGGCCCCGGCGTGGGCCTGCGCGACTCCGAGGACCAGGAGTCCCTGGTCGAGCGCTTCGGGACGCTGCTGAAGCACGTCGCCAACGGCGACGGCTTCGTGACCCGGCTGCAGATCCTGGCCCGCACCCTCCCCGCCGACCCGGACGCGCACGCCAAGGACGTCGCCCGACGCGGCGACCCGGACTCGCCGCCCTGGCTCCAGGACTCCTACGACCAGCTCCAGGCGATGGTCTCCACCTCCTCCGAGCAGCACCGGGCCTACCTGGTCGCCTGCATGCCCTACACCCGCGACCTCGCCGCGGAGGCCCAGGTGATGGGCCGGAACCAGGGGCGCGGCCGGGGCGACGAGGGCCTGGCGGCGGTGATGGCCCGCGAGCTCAACGACATCTGCGCGCGGCTCGCCGAGGCCGACATCCGGGTACGCCAGCCGCTGGGCCAGGCCCGGCTCAGCTCGCTGCTGCACTCCATGTACGACCCGGACCACCAGATCGACCACCTCCAGGCGATGTCGAAGCGCAACGCCTGGCCCGCCGAGCTGGACGCCACCCATCCGAACTACCTCCAGGCGAAGACCAGGGAGTCGGCCACCCGGGAACCGTGGTGCCACGCCACCGCGTGGATCAAGGAGTGGCCGCTGACTCCCGTCGGAGTGAACTTCCTGGCGCCGCTGCTGGTGCACACCCCGGACGTGATCCGCACCGTGGGCGTCACCATGGACCTGGAGCCCACCGACGTGGCCATCGAGCGGATGCTCACCGAGAAGACCAACGACGACGCCGAGGCCAGCCGCCAGGCCAAGTTGAACCGCACGGTGGACCCGCGCGACTCGGCGCACAGCGGGCGCGTGGACCAGCGCGGGGAGGATCTCGCCTCGGGCGCGGCAGGCGTGAACCTGGTCGGCTACATCACCGTCAGCTCCCGTACGCCTGAGGCACTTGCCCGCGACAAGCGGACAATCCGCGCCTCGGCGGGTAAGAGTTATCTCAAGCTCGAATGGTGCGACCGAGAACACCACCGGGCCTTCGTGAACACGCTCCCCTTCGCCACCGGCATCCGCCGCTAA
- a CDS encoding ATP-binding protein, with the protein MAAAPVGGLTDAFATFLFGKNETTRLPVRTSTGQAQAVYLPTAAPGLGDSGVIIGREVYSGKGYVYDPFQLYGQQLPAPHWLVLGESGNGKSALEKTYVLRQLRFRDRQVVVLDAQGEDGVGEWNLIARALGITPVRLDPQAALAGGVKLNPLDPAITTTGQLALLRTIVEVAMGHSLGERAGFALKAAHAHIIATITERQPVLADIIDTLRTPNTDFIDPLGVSLTDIQTWGLDVALVLDRLVDGDLRGMFDGPTTTDINLDAPLIVFDLSHIDRNSIAMPILMAIVGVWLEHTWIRPDRKKRIFLVEEAWHIINSPFVAQLFQRLLKFGRRLGLSFIAVVHHLSDVVDGAAAKEASAILKMASTRTIYMQKADEARATGRVLGLPRWAVEIIPTLSPGIAVWDVNGNVQVVKHLITEQERPLVFTDRAMTEDAIIERTRASKQLADDPAA; encoded by the coding sequence ATGGCAGCAGCACCCGTGGGCGGCCTGACCGACGCCTTCGCCACCTTCCTCTTCGGCAAGAACGAGACCACCCGGCTACCGGTCCGCACCTCCACCGGGCAGGCGCAGGCCGTCTACCTGCCGACGGCGGCGCCCGGACTGGGCGACTCCGGCGTGATCATCGGACGCGAGGTCTACAGCGGGAAGGGGTACGTCTACGACCCCTTCCAGCTGTACGGGCAGCAGCTGCCCGCACCGCACTGGCTGGTCCTCGGCGAGTCCGGCAACGGCAAGTCCGCGCTGGAGAAGACCTACGTGCTGCGCCAGCTGCGGTTCCGCGACCGGCAGGTGGTGGTCCTGGACGCCCAGGGCGAGGACGGCGTCGGCGAGTGGAACCTGATCGCCCGGGCGCTCGGAATAACTCCGGTCCGGCTGGACCCGCAGGCGGCGCTCGCGGGCGGCGTGAAGCTCAACCCGCTGGACCCGGCGATCACCACCACCGGCCAGCTGGCGCTGCTGCGCACCATCGTCGAGGTCGCCATGGGGCACAGCCTCGGCGAGCGCGCCGGCTTCGCCCTGAAGGCCGCGCACGCGCACATCATCGCCACCATCACCGAGCGGCAGCCGGTCCTCGCCGACATCATCGACACCCTGCGCACCCCCAACACCGACTTCATCGACCCGCTGGGGGTCTCCCTGACCGACATCCAGACCTGGGGCCTGGACGTCGCCCTGGTGCTGGACCGGCTGGTCGACGGCGACCTGCGGGGCATGTTCGACGGGCCGACCACCACCGACATCAACCTGGACGCGCCGCTGATCGTCTTCGACCTCTCGCACATCGACCGCAACTCGATCGCGATGCCGATCCTGATGGCGATCGTCGGCGTCTGGCTGGAGCACACCTGGATCAGACCGGACCGCAAGAAGCGGATCTTCCTGGTCGAAGAGGCCTGGCACATCATCAACTCCCCCTTCGTCGCGCAGCTCTTCCAGCGGCTGCTGAAGTTCGGGCGGCGGCTGGGCCTGTCCTTCATCGCCGTCGTGCACCACCTGTCGGACGTGGTCGACGGCGCGGCGGCCAAGGAGGCCTCGGCGATCCTGAAGATGGCGTCCACGCGTACCATCTACATGCAGAAGGCGGACGAGGCCCGGGCGACCGGGCGGGTGCTGGGGCTTCCGCGCTGGGCGGTGGAGATCATTCCCACGCTGTCGCCGGGCATCGCGGTCTGGGACGTGAACGGCAACGTGCAGGTCGTCAAACACCTGATCACCGAGCAGGAACGGCCACTCGTCTTCACCGACCGGGCCATGACGGAGGACGCCATCATCGAACGTACCCGTGCCTCGAAGCAGCTGGCCGACGATCCGGCTGCATGA